A portion of the Saccharospirillaceae bacterium genome contains these proteins:
- a CDS encoding OmpA family protein, which translates to MQESVKSRGLRRRRPNFDDSASSWLVTYSDAITLLLAFFVMILAVSDLNEGKVEALKEGLSEVITNEDKPTPFTDIKKGLDEYIEQQGLQDQLSVVLDNKGVKVEFANVALYDSGSADIKTDALPLLEEVSRVIRSTSHSSHMIEVEGHTDDLPIATQKFPSNWELSSARATNVVKYLLSQGLEKERLKASGFADSRPKENTDNLSLEQLRPANRRVVVYVRRY; encoded by the coding sequence ATGCAGGAGTCTGTGAAATCAAGAGGGTTGCGTCGACGGCGCCCTAACTTTGATGACTCTGCCAGCTCCTGGTTGGTCACCTATTCGGATGCCATTACTTTATTATTGGCTTTTTTTGTCATGATTCTGGCCGTCAGTGATCTTAACGAGGGTAAGGTCGAGGCTTTAAAAGAAGGTCTGTCGGAAGTGATCACAAATGAAGACAAGCCGACTCCTTTCACCGATATTAAAAAGGGACTTGATGAATACATTGAACAACAAGGACTCCAGGATCAGTTGTCGGTTGTACTCGATAACAAGGGAGTAAAAGTTGAGTTTGCCAATGTTGCTTTGTACGATTCTGGCTCGGCGGATATCAAAACAGATGCGTTGCCATTGCTTGAAGAAGTGAGTCGGGTTATCCGTAGTACAAGCCACTCCAGTCATATGATTGAGGTCGAAGGGCACACCGACGACCTGCCGATTGCAACGCAAAAATTTCCATCTAATTGGGAGTTGTCGTCTGCTCGTGCGACCAATGTCGTCAAATATCTGTTATCACAAGGATTGGAGAAAGAGCGTTTAAAGGCGTCAGGTTTTGCTGATAGCCGCCCCAAAGAAAACACAGACAATCTCTCCCTGGAACAGTTAAGGCCGGCGAATCGCCGGGTTGTGGTATATGTCCGCCGGTACTAA
- a CDS encoding MotA/TolQ/ExbB proton channel family protein, which translates to MFSFSTLIGFIAGISLFVFAVASSTENYQIFISLSSFALVLGSTVAASLISYSTKDVLIAVRCLVATFFHAPTSQPHLTKLAARFVEWSTVYRSGGITALESSLTEKELKDDFIRNGIELMGSGYKNNDIRMMLTDESDAAWQRHTLEAKVLNTMAVYAPGFGMVGTIIGLIIMLDNMNGDMAALGKGLALALITTLYGVVLSNLFFKPAANQVTEKQETWYFRNQLVTEGFVLLAEKRDPMFIQDRLNAYLHPTSRLRPVVEDF; encoded by the coding sequence ATGTTTTCCTTCAGTACACTAATTGGTTTTATTGCTGGCATCAGTTTATTTGTATTTGCTGTCGCCAGCAGTACAGAGAATTACCAGATTTTCATTAGTTTATCGAGCTTTGCACTGGTATTAGGCAGTACGGTTGCCGCCTCATTAATCAGTTACTCCACCAAAGATGTTTTGATTGCAGTACGTTGCCTGGTGGCCACATTCTTCCACGCCCCAACTTCTCAACCACATCTGACTAAACTGGCTGCCCGGTTTGTTGAGTGGAGTACGGTTTATCGATCAGGCGGTATCACTGCTTTGGAAAGTAGCCTTACAGAGAAAGAGCTAAAAGATGATTTTATTCGCAACGGTATCGAATTGATGGGAAGTGGCTACAAAAACAATGATATTCGCATGATGCTCACCGATGAATCAGATGCTGCCTGGCAGCGTCATACGCTTGAGGCAAAGGTGCTTAATACTATGGCTGTTTATGCCCCAGGTTTCGGAATGGTGGGTACCATTATTGGCCTGATTATTATGCTTGATAATATGAACGGTGATATGGCCGCTTTGGGGAAAGGTTTGGCGTTGGCGTTAATCACAACACTCTACGGTGTGGTGTTATCGAATCTATTTTTTAAACCCGCAGCCAATCAGGTTACTGAAAAGCAGGAAACCTGGTATTTCCGCAACCAACTAGTGACGGAAGGTTTTGTGTTGCTGGCTGAAAAACGAGATCCCATGTTTATTCAGGACCGTTTGAACGCTTATTTACATCCAACGTCCAGACTACGACCCGTTGTTGAGGACTTCTGA